The genomic window GCACCTCGCCGAGCTCGACGAGATCATCGGCCGGCACTCGCGAAGCTGGAAGGTCCCGCGCATGCCAGCGGTCGACCGCACCATCCTGCGCATCGCCACCTACGAGCTCATCCACCACGCGGGTACACCGGCCGCGGTGGTCATCGACGAGGCCATCGAGGCGGCCAAGGCGCTGTCGACCGACGACTCGCCACGGTTCATCAACGGTGTCCTGGAGGCGATCCGGGGCGAGGTTCGGGGCGGCTGACGGAAACGCGCGTGGAGGCGTGTTGTCGTCGCGATGAGGTGGCGGCCGGGCGGGGCGGCGGTGGTCGACGGGGGTGGGGGCACGGGGTACGCTGGCGCGACCTTCCCTTTAACGACCGGTCCCGTGAGGCCGGGAAGGGAGCTAGATGCAGCGGCTGCTGCGCCAGTACGCCCGTCCGCGCCGACCGAGCCAGGTCCGGCAGTGACGGGCGTTCGTGCTCCGGGCCGCGAGGTGCTCAGCGGCGACGACGTGGCTCGCGCCCTGCGCCGGCTCGCCCACGAGCTCATCGAGCGCCACCCCCAGCTCGACGATCTCGTCCTTATGGGCATCCGCACCCGGGGCGTGCACCTGTCGGAGCGACTCGCGCTCCTCCTCGAGGAGATCTCGGGGACCGAGGTCCCGCGCGGCGAGCTCGACGTGACGCTCTACCGCGACGACATCGGACACCGCGGCCCGCTCCCGCTGGGCCGGACCCACTTCCCGGTCGACATCGACGGCCGCACCGTGGTGCTCGTCGACGACGTGCTCTACACCGGTCGCACCATCCGCGCCGCGATGGAGGCGGTCTTCGAGGTCGGACGCCCCGCCGCGATCCGGCTCGTCGCGCTGGTGGATCGCGGCCACCGCGAGCTGCCGATCCGGGCCGACCACGTCGGCAAGAACCTGCCGACCGCGGAGGACGAGGAGATCCGCGTCCTCGTCGACGAGGTCGACGATCGCGACGGTGTCATCATCGTCGAGGAGGGTGACGAGTGACCGCGACGACCGCCCCGCCGTCCCCGACGCTGGACCACCTGCTCAGCATCGAGGATCTCGACGCTGACGCGATCGAGCTCATCCTCGAGACCGCCGAGTCGCTGCGCGAGATCGCCGAGCGGCCGATCAAGAAGGTGCCCACCCTGCGCGGCCGGACGGTCTGCAACCTCTTCCTCGAGGACTCCACCCGGACACGGATCAGCTTCGAGGTCGCGTCCAAGCGCCTCAGCGCGGACGTCATCAACTTCACGGCCAAAGGCTCGAGCGTCAGCAAGGGCGAGTCGTTCAAGGACACCGCGCTGACGCTGCAGGCGATGGGCGTGGACGCGGTGGTGGTGCGCAGCGCCGCCGCCGGCGCCCCGCTGCAGCTGACGCGCTGGGTCGACGCGCACGTCATCAACGCCGGGGACGGCTGGCACCAGCACCCCACCCAGGCGCTGCTGGATCTGTTCACGATGCGACGCGCGCACGGCCGTCTCGAGGGCCTGAAGGTCGCGGTCGTCGGCGACGTCCTGCACAGCCGTGTGGCCCGCTCCGAGGTCCAGGCCCTGCGGATGGTGGGGGCGGACGTGACGGTGGTCGCGCCACCGACGCTGATGCCTCCCGACCCCAGCGCGTGGGACGTGCCGTTCACGAGCACTCTCGACCCGGTGCTGGCGGACCTCGACGTGCTCTACGTGCTGCGGGTGCAGCGCGAGCGGATGCACCGCCAGTTCTTTCCCAGCGTCCGCGAGTACCGCCGTCACTGGGGCATCGACGCCGAGCGGCTGGCCCGTCTGCCCGACCACGCCATCGTCATGCACCCCGGCCCCATGAACCGCGGGGTCGAGATCGCCGCCGACGTGGCCGACGAGCACGAGGCCATCATCACCGACCAAGTCACCAACGGCATCGCCGTGCGTATGGCCGTGCTGTACCTGCTGCTGGGGCGCGACGGGGCGAAGGAGACCACCGATGCCTGAGCTGCTGCTCAAGGGCGGGCGGGTCCTCGATCCCGCGTCGAGGCACGACGCGGTCACGGACGTGCGCATCGTGGACGGGGCCATCGCCGAGATCGCATCCCACCTCACCGCTGACGCGCCGGACGCCGAGGTCGTCGACTGCGCCGCTCTGTGGGTCACGCCCGGGTTCGTCGACCTGCACACCCACCTGCGCGAACCCGGCTTCGAGGACGCCGAGGACATCGCCAGCGGGACCGCAGCGGCCGCAGCGGGCGGCTACACCGCCGTCTGCGCGATGGCCAACACCGATCCCGTGACCGACACCGCCGCCGTGGCTCACTCGGTGCGTCGCATCGGCAACGAGATCGGCCGCGCAGATGTCTTCCCCGTCGGGTCCATCACGCGCGGTCTGGCAGGGGAGACCCTCACCGAGTTCGGCGATCTCCTCCGCGTCGCCGGCGTGGA from Actinomycetota bacterium includes these protein-coding regions:
- the nusB gene encoding transcription antitermination factor NusB, with product MTDTPGQRPHTFQPAVARRRALDVLFEADVRREHPVDTLQRFRSDEDPALDPFGRDLVRGVGEHLAELDEIIGRHSRSWKVPRMPAVDRTILRIATYELIHHAGTPAAVVIDEAIEAAKALSTDDSPRFINGVLEAIRGEVRGG
- the pyrR gene encoding bifunctional pyr operon transcriptional regulator/uracil phosphoribosyltransferase PyrR, which gives rise to MRWRPGGAAVVDGGGGTGYAGATFPLTTGPVRPGRELDAAAAAPVRPSAPTEPGPAVTGVRAPGREVLSGDDVARALRRLAHELIERHPQLDDLVLMGIRTRGVHLSERLALLLEEISGTEVPRGELDVTLYRDDIGHRGPLPLGRTHFPVDIDGRTVVLVDDVLYTGRTIRAAMEAVFEVGRPAAIRLVALVDRGHRELPIRADHVGKNLPTAEDEEIRVLVDEVDDRDGVIIVEEGDE
- a CDS encoding aspartate carbamoyltransferase catalytic subunit — protein: MDHLLSIEDLDADAIELILETAESLREIAERPIKKVPTLRGRTVCNLFLEDSTRTRISFEVASKRLSADVINFTAKGSSVSKGESFKDTALTLQAMGVDAVVVRSAAAGAPLQLTRWVDAHVINAGDGWHQHPTQALLDLFTMRRAHGRLEGLKVAVVGDVLHSRVARSEVQALRMVGADVTVVAPPTLMPPDPSAWDVPFTSTLDPVLADLDVLYVLRVQRERMHRQFFPSVREYRRHWGIDAERLARLPDHAIVMHPGPMNRGVEIAADVADEHEAIITDQVTNGIAVRMAVLYLLLGRDGAKETTDA